A window of Cohnella herbarum contains these coding sequences:
- a CDS encoding NAD(P)/FAD-dependent oxidoreductase, translating into MNLHFGNLFWPGTYTEPDRFPALDKSIRTRVVIIGGGMSGVICGYVLATSGIDTVLVEQKTIASGSTSANTGLLQYSNDTLLSEFADRLGEQTAVKFYQACKKATERLSDIADGLRRKVDFKRRNSLYYASEAEDVPMLRREYEILHRNGFDAEWWEESRIANHFPFRKAAAIVTRGDGEVNPYLFVHSLAEEARLKGLIIHENTAMLSVEPTTGGYVVNTNGGKIEAEHVIYAVGYVPESAGGHWIRALINRSYAIVTDPIDSLADWHERFLLWETARPYLYVRTTVDNRIVVGGLDENIRQPVLSDQELRSRSMRLLSELHKLFPEWTPRIRYEWCATFGESADGLPYLGEDPERPGQYYCLGYGGNGTIYSMLGAEIIRDRLLGLDHPVASIVRPDRSVTVS; encoded by the coding sequence ATCATCGGCGGAGGGATGTCCGGCGTCATTTGCGGATACGTACTGGCCACGAGCGGCATCGATACCGTTCTCGTCGAACAGAAGACGATTGCCTCCGGGAGCACGTCCGCGAATACGGGACTTCTCCAATATTCGAACGACACCCTATTAAGCGAGTTTGCCGACCGGTTAGGCGAACAAACCGCCGTTAAATTCTATCAAGCATGCAAGAAAGCGACGGAACGTCTCAGCGATATCGCGGACGGATTGCGCAGGAAGGTCGATTTTAAACGCCGCAATAGTCTATACTACGCCTCCGAGGCCGAGGATGTCCCTATGCTGCGAAGAGAATATGAAATACTTCACCGGAACGGCTTCGATGCCGAATGGTGGGAGGAAAGCCGGATTGCGAATCATTTCCCCTTTCGCAAGGCGGCGGCGATCGTGACTCGCGGCGATGGCGAAGTAAACCCATATTTGTTCGTCCACTCCTTAGCCGAAGAGGCTCGTCTTAAAGGCTTGATCATTCACGAGAATACAGCCATGCTCTCCGTAGAACCAACGACAGGCGGGTATGTCGTGAACACGAACGGCGGGAAAATCGAGGCCGAGCATGTCATTTACGCGGTTGGATACGTTCCGGAATCCGCCGGCGGACATTGGATAAGAGCATTGATAAATCGTTCTTACGCTATCGTCACCGATCCGATCGATTCCTTAGCCGACTGGCACGAACGTTTCCTGTTATGGGAAACCGCCAGACCATACTTGTACGTCAGGACGACGGTCGATAATCGAATCGTAGTCGGCGGCTTGGACGAGAACATCCGCCAACCCGTCTTATCCGATCAAGAGCTCCGAAGCCGCTCGATGAGATTGCTCTCGGAACTGCATAAGCTGTTTCCCGAATGGACTCCGCGAATCCGATATGAATGGTGCGCGACTTTCGGAGAATCCGCGGACGGGCTGCCTTATCTCGGAGAGGATCCCGAACGCCCCGGACAGTATTATTGCCTAGGTTATGGAGGAAACGGTACGATCTACAGCATGTTAGGAGCGGAAATCATTCGCGACCGGTTACTTGGCTTGGATCATCCCGTCGCATCCATCGTTCGGCCTGATCGCTCGGTTACAGTTTCCTAA
- a CDS encoding general stress protein, producing the protein MTVTIGIFEQEEKVLEAIRFLRNAGVDANGIRVIVSNREGAPLLASNGEVNLEELYEIQETRGDEEEVGLPLAAAPLAGGFPVGMGTSLGANPAGVIIAGYDSETGSGSEKTLREIGIPDDAAESCRRAVESGSYVLMAEASSEISLSALLSDAGAHETMS; encoded by the coding sequence ATGACTGTAACTATCGGTATTTTCGAACAAGAAGAAAAGGTATTGGAAGCCATTCGGTTTCTTCGAAATGCGGGAGTAGACGCTAACGGAATCAGGGTCATCGTTAGTAATCGGGAAGGCGCACCGTTATTGGCTTCTAATGGAGAAGTCAATCTGGAGGAGCTGTACGAAATCCAAGAGACCCGCGGAGACGAAGAGGAAGTCGGACTCCCCTTGGCGGCCGCGCCGCTCGCCGGAGGATTTCCGGTAGGGATGGGTACTTCGTTAGGCGCGAATCCGGCAGGCGTAATCATTGCCGGGTACGATTCCGAGACGGGATCGGGAAGCGAGAAGACGCTTCGCGAGATCGGAATTCCGGACGATGCGGCGGAAAGCTGCAGAAGAGCGGTGGAATCGGGAAGTTACGTCCTTATGGCGGAAGCTTCTTCGGAAATAAGCCTATCGGCATTGCTAAGCGATGCGGGAGCTCATGAAACGATGAGTTGA